A window of Felis catus isolate Fca126 chromosome A3, F.catus_Fca126_mat1.0, whole genome shotgun sequence genomic DNA:
GCTCGGTGGCAGTTATGGTgttcctgcccccccaccccatccgaACCTTGGGAATAGACAGAGTTGCAATATTTGAACATACTTTTTCCAAAACACGATTCATTCTTATCTCAAATTCAAATTTACCTGGATGCCCTGTATTTTAATTTGTGAATCTGGCAGTCCTACCTGGGAAGGGTTCTCTCTGCCACAAGAAAGACCGTAAGACTCATTTCTCACTTTTCAAGAGCCTCTTCCCCTACAAATATTCTCACCTTGAAGTAAGCCATGGCAGGCTGGGCCCAGCTGGACTCTGCTTTTGACTCTCCACAGCTAGCCTCCATGGAGGGAAAGGAGTAGGGTTGGCCCAGTGTGAACATCTTGCACTGGGGaccaggagacctgggttctagaTCATGGTCTGTCCCCAACACGTTCTGTGACTTTGCATAGGACAGGGTGCCTTTCTGGACCCGATTTCCCTATTTAGAAAACAAGAGGGCTGAGGGTTCTATGGACCACTCATGCATCACACATGGATTTGGCTTCCGAGTACAACCAGGACAGGAGCATTTGGTCATTTGTCCACTCTGCACCCAgccagagctgtgtgtgtgtgtgcgcatgtgcgtgtgtgctgAGGGATGAATTAGAGATCCCAGACTGCCCTAGGTAATGCAGGAGATGGCTTGTTAAGTGCTAACAGCCATGCTTTTTCAATTTTGTAGTGTGGAAGCAACTCCAATACTGGCAGATACGGTGGGGGGGTGAGGAGCAGTGAGAGGTCCTGCCCCATTTCTGTCTCAGTTTACTCTGTCTGAATGACCTCACCTTCATCTCTCCTCACTCCCTGGAGAAAGCGAAAGTTCCTTTCTCTGTTCCGGGAATAAAAGGGAACAAAGACACAATGGCAGACTGTTGAGTTGAGCTTGAAAAGGTCCAACGACAGGAGTCCAGTTCCCACCAGAGCTACCTAAGGCTCATGTAGCCCCATTTGGGAGGCCACTTTTGACAGCCCTGGCTATTCATCCATTCAGTCTGGTTCTGAAACATAAGGTAAAGATGAGGGGCGGATGTATACAGAATCTGTGGGTAAGCCAGAGAAACGAAAGCAGTAAATGGAGAGAAAAGTGCCTCCCTTCAAAAGGCTGCTCTTTTCCCTCACCTTTGCACCGTGGACATTCAGCAAGATAGAGAATTAACTGACTGGGGTTGGACAAAGCTCATGCTAGGGCTGGAAATCCAACCAGCACATTCTCAGAAccacctggaagacagagctatGGCATCAGGAGGGCGGAGCTGGCTGTCGCTCTGGAGTAGAACAGTactggctcttggttttaggAGGGGAGCTGGTGTGTGTCATCGACCCTGTCGTTGTaccacccaggtcccctgagGTCCTTCTGCCCAGCTCTCCCTGTGTAGCTCCAGTTGCCATGGCTGTGAATGCTGGTACCTGTGCCATTCGGAAAATCATCTTGGGTGGGGACAAGAGCTAGAGGGGCCTGGGAGTTCCAtgtccctccccccaactcctcccTTCATAACCAAGGACAAGTGTGGAAGTACAGAGCTCAGCTCCTCAAGGTAGACAACACCCAAGGTGTACTGTATGCTCCAGATCTCCCTTTGGGATCTGGCTGAGCCTGGGGCCCCACCAGAAAGCTCCCCTCCTTGGTTTCTTCTCCTTTCATATACTGCTTCCCTCATTTTCTTACTGGGTTCTCCTTAATTATTAATCATCTGATTCATTAGGGAACTTATTTTGTAATGGACCACTTACATCTGAACTCCAGTCTCAGGGTCAGATTCTGATCTGATTACAGGGTGCTGGACAACCAGTGTTTGAACCCCAGGAGGACATTCTAGTTAACTCTCCAGGTTCTCAGGAAGAAGGAGAACCCGGGGAGCATCAGCTTTAACCAGCCATGGACCAGAAGCAGAATTCTCATTTAGGGCAGGAGGAAGTTGCTAGGAGCAGGGgctccttgggggggggggggtctggggtCTGTATCACAACCTCTCATGTTTGTGTCATCACTTCAAGGTCTTTGAAGTGATTTATAGAGAAGACTTAGTTTACTGGTTAAGAACATGTGTCTTAGAGCTGAACAGATCGGGGCTCCTGTCCTGCTTCTGACCCTCACTAGCAGCATGACCTGGGACAAGTTGCTCAGCCTCTccgagctttagtttcctcatctataaaatgggactaatatTGGTTTGTACCTAACAGGGTAGTTGAAGAGTCAAATGAGCTAGTGTATGTGCCTGCCAGCCAGTGGCGAGAGTGTTGGTTCTCCTCCCTGAGTCTCAATGTTAACATAAAACAGAAGCCCACACCCTCTGTTTTACCAGGATGTCGTCCGAGGTGGGACATACCAACTGCTAAATAATGCAGCCAGCCCGTGAATTTGCAAGTGTTGTTATGgcaaccagattttttttaaagtcactaaAAGCTGGCAAAGAACATGGAACTGGGACTAGGTGACAACACAAAGTGATGGGATGACATAAATAAAcctagaaagaaaggagaggaaggagctggGAATACGAGATGCAGGAAAATGCACACTAAGTTAGAAAAGGACAACTGTGTGTGAGTGGGGGCTGGGAATCTGTGCCTGGTCTGGACAGAGCAGAGGGTGTGAACTTGGAAAGGGCATTGCTACATGGTCCATAGCCCTTCCTGTCAGGCTGCCTGAGCTACTCCGCTGCTTGTTGGGCAGCCCCTGGCAGGAGAGAAGGGACTGTCGCCCTCAAATGTCCCAAGGGATCGGACCAAAGGATCCTGGCTTGAGCTTTGAAGTCCTGTGTTCTTTCTCGCTTTTGCTTCTGTCCCACCTGCCTGCTTTTCCCCTGGGAGCTCTCTGGTGGGAGCCATGCCCTCCCTGTCATCTGTCTGTAAATTTGCAGTAGCTCCTGGCATCGGAGAGGTACCAGACATCCGTGGTGCCACTCCTGGGAAGTCAAAGAGATGGCCTCACGCATAGCTGAATAGCTGCAGTAGCATCGTGGGAGCCGTAACGCCTTGGCAAATACCAGGTGGACACCTCATGAAGGAGTTCGGAGAAACTCCCCTCTCTAGAGACCAGAAGAGCCCACATGATAGAGCTGAAACTCTCATGGTCACAGGGGAAATGAAGGACCCACCATGACAGGAAGGATGCTTGTGCTGTTTGTCCACCCTAGATTCattttctgctctgctctgctttaTGCTTGGAGACTGACCCTAGGGGTGGCAGTTTTTGGGGTTCACATGCCAGCtggattcttttttataaatagcCCCTCCATTAAAATCTTCTTCTCCTTTGAACCATCTGACTGGCCCCATGGAGAAAGAGTAAAGGCACCAAGTGTCCCAATTTGTGTGGGATTGATTTTCTGAGGCAGCAGTGATGCAGGttagaggggaggaggtggaatAAACTTGGGGCATGTGAGACAGGACCCAGGAATTGAACAAAGTGGGTCACGTGGTTCTTAATTATAGGTTATTGTTCCTGGCCTGTGCTGGTGCTGAAACTGAGGAGACATTCTCTTGTGGGGGGAAAGAGGCAGGGATCTTGGGCAGTGGAGATTGGGGACTTAGTTCACTCTGGGAAATCCTTCTGCGTCCAATAAGGCTCAGTCCCAATGGGATGGGAAGCCCAGAGCTGGGCATAAGCCCAGAACCAGGCAACACGCTGAGAACCATGAGCCCGTTCCACCAGAGAAACTGGCGTAGGTAATAAGGATGAAAATGGGGAGGTTAAGGGTTACTCTCATGGTCTTAGAGGAGTCTGAGTAGGGATGAGACAGGCAGGAAAGGACAGGTAGGAAAGGACACATAAAACAGAAGCCCACACTTTCTGTTTTACATGGTGATAAATGTCTGGTGGCAGAATCATAGCTCATGATAATGTAGCTTTGGCTTTCCCTTTAGTGATGTTAGGGGGAGAAGGAAAGCATTATTATAAAAGTGGGCAACTCTCTCTGGTGCCAGGAAGGGAGATCACAGTCTGTTTAGGAAGTGAGTTGCTGGTGTGTTATGTATGGTAGAGGAATTCTGTTGGTAATATATGATACTGACTAGACTTGGGTAGAGTCATCCATGGACaagcctcccagcctcctggcctcATGTAGGGGAGTTGCTCTTCAGTCCTTCGTGAGGAATCTACCTGGAAGTAAGCTGAGCATCATGGCTTCATTCCCACCTCTTCTCACTTTGCTGCAGGTGACCCAGGAAGGCCTGGACACCATTCTCCCAGCCTTTCACACGGGCCTGAAGGGGGTGCAGAATacatttcccttttctgttctgTGCCTTTATCTCCTTCAGCACCTCCACAACTGAGTATAGGAGTAGACTGGAGGTGTAAAGTTTCagtaaaaaaaagtcaagtgtGTAAAATCTCACTTTATGTCTCTGTAACAGATTAAATTAGTTCTTGAGTCTTGATTTGCACATTTTGGAGACAATTTGATGTTTTGCAAACTTCCGGATATACATGCATCTGTATCTGGGgctttatcttctatttctttgggcTGTTTATCTATCATGCCCCTGAACAcctcaatgttttgttttgtttttttttttttttaatttttaacgtttatttatttttgagacagagagagacagagcatgaacaggggagggtcagagagagagggagacacagaatctgaagcaggctccaggctctgagctgtcagcacagagcccgacgcggggctcgaacccatggaccatgagatcatgacctgagctgaagtcggacgctcaaccgactgagccacccaggcgccccaacacctcAATGTTTTAACGACTATAGCTTTGTACTAAATACTGGTCTCTGGTAAAATAAGTCCCTTCAAAAAGGTGATTTGGCTTGAATTTTGGAATAAACTTATCAAGTTTAgtattggtttttgtttctgaatCTTGTAACCAACTACCTTGTGCACTTTTATTAGTTCTATgtgtttttattagatttttttggtttttctgtgtAGACAGCATATTACCTGCAAACAAGGGCAATGGCCTTTTGTAATGCATAcgtattttttcttgtcttattgtgCTGACTTCTACTACAGGTTGAATGGAAGGGAtggaagcagattttttttttttaattttaggggtatattttttattactactaTTTCTATTGGGTAGTAGTCAAATTACatcttccatttattcttttacttcacatttacattttttcaagGCATTATTTTACAATTTGTTACATTGAAAATTTAACGACATGTAAttttatagtattattatttaaaaattcttgtccAAAATTActctaatatttcattttaattttatttgcttcttgtatttatattttgcttacttaaataggctttaaaaataagttttgcaatgggtcccctgggtggctcagtcggttgagtgtccgacttcggctcaggtcatgatctcacggtcagtgagttcgagccccgcatcagggcctgtgctgaccgctcagagcctggagcctgcttcggattctctgtttccctctctctctgctcctcccccgctcatgctctgttttctctctctcataaatgaataaacattttaaaaaattaaaaaaataagttcctCAATAATCAGtggaaaacagacatttttcatcTTGTTCTTACTTTAAAAGGGAGCACCAACTCCTCTCTTATTCTCATCTTGGGACTCCCACTCACTTTTTTAGAAATTCCATTGTCTACCCAAAGGATTTGCCTCACCCAgggtctgtccctctctccttggCAGTACTTTCTCTggtgtttctctccctctatgAGAATGCCCTTGGGGCTCCAGAAGGCAGTTCAAGGCTTTTGACATTCCAGGTCCCACAGAACAGCCAAGGATGAGCTCTTCCTTCCAAGTCTTCTTCCCCATCTGCATATTTCGTAAGCACCTCTTTCATCCCTCACATTTTCTAGTGCATGGCTAGAAATGGCTGgaaaggcatttctttctttctttccagaaaggcAGCTAGAATCAGGCTGGAAAGGCATGGGACTATGCGTTCTCTCTTCtggtttttccctccctccttccctccctctctcttctctttctccaagGAGAAAGAACTTATTTTTTGAACTACTCCTGGGTGAGGTCAGGTGCCTTGTTTTCCCAACAGCTATTCACAAGGGGGCCCCAGTAACAACTCACATTTCACTTTGCCCACTGATCTCACTCCTACATCAAGGACTTCCAGATGGGGCAAGGGTGGGGGGATTTAGCCATCTTTAAACGGTGAAGTGAGATGACAGAGAGGTTTAAGCACGCTTCCACTTGTCAAGATTGTGTCACAGAACCTGGGAACCAAGATGGTGGCCCCTTCCACTGCTGGTCCACAATCTCCCTGGTTGACATGCATGACTCCTCTTAGAGGAGCTTGAGGAAGAGTGAACTTGGGGAAGCATTTCATTGGTGTGTCCCTACTTCTTGATCTTAGGCATTCCCATAACTTAGATGCTTCTAGTGCATCCCTACCGCCACCACCTACATTTAGCCCATAAAGGAAAAAGCAAGGACAAATACCTCTGTGTTCAattaactcttttttctttctttcccaacaTCATAGGGACTGGAAGGAGTggtccttgtttttttcttcctctatggGAAGGACTTCCCCTACATCATAGTCTCCTTCCTGAGAGTCATTAAACTTCTTGGCTCAGGCTTAATGGTAGAAAGGGCACTCTCAACATTATGGAAAAGCTCCTGTGATTTGAGCTGGCCTGGTATGGGTGGGAGTCCAGGATAACTACAGACTtgaaatcacagaaaataaaaatactccgATTTGATAATCCCCAAACATTATATCCATTATACATGACACAATGTTTTGGATTCCTCTAGAAGAAATTCTGTTTCTATAATTAGTCATTATAAACATAACAGATAATATTTTTTGACTGCTTATGATGTACTAGGCATTTTTCTAAGATACATAGTTATACCACGTATAATCCTATGATGTATGTACTATCACTACTCCCATTTAATACATGAGGAACTAAGGCCCAGCGAAGGGGTCAGGTATCTTCCCAATGTACATGGTGAAGCAGGAATTACTGTCTGAACTTGATTCTGTATGATTGTGCCTCCCAGGCTCTTTCAGTCCATCCTGGCCACTCCCTGGCCACTTTCTTCATCCTGCTCTTCAGCCTGCTGCCTGAGTCTGTTCTCCCTTTAGACAACCTGCGTGCTTTGTGCAAATCAAACAATTCATCATTCCATGTGTATTCCGTCTCATTTCCCCTCTTCTCCATCTTCGGTCATTCTGTCCCCTTTGCCTGGGATGCCTTCTCCCCACCATCGTCCAGGGCTCTGCCTGACTACCCCACCACCCCGAACCTTCTCTGATCCCATGGCTGGAAGGAAACTGTCTTCTGAATTCCTTCCACTTTTGTGTTTACAGTGTCTCCATTTTGTATATCATCTCAAGAGTCACCTTGGGACCCAGGCTTGCACCTCCATCAGCTCTGTTCCTCCGCAGCATCATAGAGACTGGATGAGTGGGTGGAAGGCCCTTTTTTTACACACAGTGGACCATCCCTGAAGCCAGGTTCAGTCAAAAGATTGTGTTGGAGCCAGTGCTGGGATTACCATTAAACAACATTAAACAACACTTAACCAAGCTTCCAGGAATTACCTCTTTCATTTCAGCCTGTGACACTCATCTGCGGAAATTCACTGTAAGAGTCAGCAAAAGGATGCAAGGACCTTGTGCCTACACGGCCTTCTGTTCCAAGGGCTGACCTTCCTGCTTCTGGGAGGCAAACCTCCTTCCTGCTTGTTTCCCTGTCCAGCGATTACTTCTTCATTCTAAGTTCCAATAAATCCCTTGCCTCCCACGAGTTGGTTATATCTGAAGAAAGTgccagacacatttttttttttctcacacagGTTTAATCTCTTGGAAAAACTGTCCCTTCTTTGGAGCTCTCTGAACACAGGAGTAAGCTGGGCAAGAAACCCCAGGGGACAATGTGCGCCTGGTTGGTATGCCTCTGGAGGGAGGCTGACCTGGTGACCAGAAGGCATTTGGTTCTTGGGAAGCATGAAGAATGACCACTGCTTGGGGTCAGCTGATAGTGACTTGGTTGAGGATTGCATACTGTGTCTTGGGTGGCCCCAGACTCGCTTTGTCTTTGAATATGAACAAACCCCCTTTCCCACTACCTGCTGTCCTTTGGGTCAATGTCATCTCTCCTCACAATCTGCTTTCCCATATGCTCTAGTATCACTTCCAAATAGCTCCATGTACATTCAGGCCAATGTGTTCAGACCTTCCCCAGGGAGGGCATGTTTCTCGTGGGGGAAAGAAACATAGGAGCACTAGAGGGGCCCTGGCATGAAGCTCTTTGGTTTCTCTGGAATCTTGGAGTCTGGATTATGAAGTCACATGGATGGGATGCACTCTTTGCTCGTCAGAGGGAGGGAAGGTATCTTTTGTGCAACTTAAGATTCTCCCAGTAGGTCAGAAGCCAGTTTAAATGGCCCTTGAAGCATTCCTAGAGGAGGTTATCTTCTTTGGAAGATTCTTCTCCAGAATACAGTGGCTCAGGGCAGTTCACTGGATCAGAGTTAGACCTTGGGGCAGTGTTTTGGCTCCAACAAGTGTTAGCTGCGCATCCTTAAGCAAATCATTTTTTCATCTGGAGTTCAGATCTCCTCACCTAAGAAAGGAGTAAGTTGAATCATATGCTCTTGAAAGGCCATTTCTTGCTCTAGTGCcctatagatgtgtgtgtgtgtgtgtgtgtgtgtgtgtgtgtgtttctgagcctaagggagagagaatggttAAATTGAGGAGATATGTTTCAAACCCATCATTTCCCCTAGAAACAGAACTCTTAAAGTTTTCTAATCACCTCCCACATGTCACATTCTCCCTCATAAGTCTGGAATTGGTTTTTATGCCTGAGTGCTTGAAGCCATCTTTTGGTTTCTTCAATTTGAGAATCAACTTATTTAGATATTGgatgctgaaagaaaaatctctaataATAGCTTCATCACAAAGccatattttctcttgttctggCCAAGGAAATGGATCTGTTTTGTCAAATGAGATTAAAATTTCAATACACAATAGTATATATAGACATTTACATATCTAAGTGCATTAAAAGTATCTTAAGCTTATCATTAAttagtctgtttttattttagagagagagagcatgagtggtggagaggggcagagggagagagagaatctttaagcagGCTCGGGGCTTGATCTGACGACCCTGAGCtcttaacctgagctgaaatcaagagtcggatgcttaaccgactgagccacccaggcgcccctcattaattAGTCTGGAGAAGAAAAGGGTGAACACAAgtgcaattaattttttattaccttAACACCAGTTAGATGAATGGACAGTCTCCATGCAAACAGCGGTTTTCATTACACAAACAAGATGACTTTTAAACAAAGGGGTAACACGGGCACAAAATCGTTTCTGCATGCACGAAAACACTCCTGGGCTGTAAGCTTGAGGGATGTAACCTACATGAGGCTGGATGCTGGTTTGAGCAGCCACTGTTCTAAATATGCCTTGAACAAATTTCTTCTCAGTTTCATGATTGAACTGTTTAGGTGGCTATTACtttgtttatatgtaaatatatatatatatatatatggggaaaCACTTGAACATCGTGGTTAAGATTccatatattaattatttaattggaTAACATAACACTCATTccctggaaaaaaatcacaaacacacCGATATTTACAAAGTTATTTCGGTTAAATTTCAATGAGAAGAGGATGGTCCATTtcaggtaaaaaggaaaaaagggctGAATTCTTTTGACACACACAACTGGTGCACAGTCTACTCTTAAAGAATCTTCTAATTAGGAGAAGGGTCTGGATGGGggtaataaataaaagcatagttATTATTCTATTTGTAAAAATGCAGACAAACCCAAATAGCTGCTTGCTTTAAATCGCATTGTGTATATTTTGTAAACTTAGAACTTACAAACCATTTGGCTTAAGCTAATGTTAAAGTGAGTCTGCATTTTCTGAGGGTACAGTGATTGGGCTGAAGGTGAGTCTGCTGGGTGGTGATGGAAGAAAACGTTGGTTGAAACTTCACTGTTGGGCAAACCAACACTTAAAAGACAAACAAGCAGACAACTCATTAACCTTTTCTCTACAGAAAAGTCGGAGTTGTCCAAATGTGGATGGGTCAGTCCCAAACCGGGTACCATTTGTAGTCTCTGCTTCAAAATGAACAAGGAAGAATTGAGGACATATATACACAATCACCAATGTATACTAATGCAAACATTATGCAGCCCTGGGGCAAGCTCTTTGACAACATGCAGGGAAGACCATCAACGCTTCTGAAGAGGTGGGGGGCAGCGGGCAGTCATTGAAGTTCTGAAGTTAAATCTTCCTCATTATAACCCAGGACAggcgttccttttttttttttttaccccagtGTAGATGGGCTGCACTGTGAAGAGTTCAGGGGTCCCTGGTCCAAAGAACAGGAATGAAAAAGCGGGAGTGTTTCTTCACATTAAGTCACAGTGAATGGGGATTCTCTTATCCAAACTGTTCAATATCACTTAGCCATTCTTGTCACTAGTATagtacaaagcactttcacaaaCTATGGCGTCAGTGGGCTCCCCCAATACTCCTGTAAAGTAGACAGTACAGGTATTTTCATCACCCTTATTTCATTGAAGCAAAacgaagaaacagagagagtaaGCATCCAGGTCACATGAATCTTAAAGACGTGAACCCAGGCCTTTCCGTTCCAAGTAGAGATCACCTTGTTCTCAAAAGACGATTTGTCCTAGAAAAGTGATCTACACCTTAGTAAAAGAGCAACATAGATTATGCTCATTGCCAGTGGCAAGCTccacccctttctctgtccccttcctccgTGACATTACAGCCTCTGAATCCTTTACACTAATGTATCAAGGACAGGATGTGGTCCTCGTTTCAGGACTGTATGTCTTCACCCAAAAGAATGATGAGCTTTCAAGCATCAgtggaaaagagatttttttttggtcctttacTTTGAAATCACACCACTGTAGCTAACCAATGGCCTGGTTATGAGAAAAATTCTTTTCTCACAGCCAGAATCCTGAAGGATATCCTTAGGGAGGTAGTGGGAGCTGAGTGGGAAAGTTCAACGTGATGGCATGAACCTTCTTCCCAAGAGGCTGTAAACCCCACACTCTGACGAACTTATCCTTACATTTCCATCATGTCTAAGTGGCTTATTCTATAGCCTTTTGACTTTCCTGCAAACTGATGAGATAGAGAATGAGGGTAGGTAGATGCAGAGTGAGTGCCAATAACCATGTGAGGCTTCTGACTGGCCATCGCTTGGTGACTCCAATAGCTTCtgacattttttcttatttaatttttgcacACAGTAACTGGTAAATGCCAGCTCTTGTCGCCTTGTCCAATCTCATTGGTGTGGCCGGCACACAGGAGCTGTCCAGTCCACGTCAGCTGTGTTGAGTCTCACCGCCCACCATGACCGAGAAGCATCTGCTCCTTGAGGGCAGTGAGGTGGGAACACAGTTGCCCTTTTCCCAGGCAGCCTGTGTGAACTTGGTTACTGGTGGACTGTGCTCGGAGTGCTGGCTTTCGGGTTTTCCACCTTGGAGCACCAGGAGGTCACTTGAGCCTGATACAGTCCACCTCTTCGGTGGCTGGCATGCCGCTGGTTTTGAGCTCCAGGTCGGCGCTGGACTTGCTCCCGTGATGGGAGGGCCGCCAGTGGAGCAGCAGCATCTTCTTGAAGTACTTCACGGTGTTGTTCTTGACCGTCACGAAGCACACGGTGTTGATCATGCTGTTGCTCATGGCGATGCACTCGACCACGTAGAAGGCAGTGAGGTAGTGCTTCTCCTTGACGAACACGGTGGGGAAGAAGTCGCGCACGATGCTGAAGCCGTAGAAGGGCGCCCAGCACAGCACGTAGGCCGTGAGGACGCACATGAGCACCAGCACCGTCTTCCTGCGGCAGCGCAGCCGCTTCCGGATCTGCTCTGTCTGGAAGCCCGGGACGGCCTTGAACCACAGCTCGCGGGACACCCTGGCGTAGCACAGGGTCATGGTGAGCACGGGGCCCACGAACTCCACGCCGAAGATGAACAGGAAGTAGGACTTGTAGTAGAGCTGCTGGTCCACCGGCCAGATCTGGCCGCAGAAGATCTTCTCCTGGCTTTTGACGATGAACAGGACCGTCTCTGTTGTGAAGTAGGCCGATGGGATGGCAATGAGAATGGACACCACCCAGACCAAAGCAATCAGGAAGGAGGCTGTTTGATAATTCATCCGTGGTTTCAAGGGGTGGACGATGGCAAGATATCTGGTGGGGGAGGAAAGCCATCAGTAATAATGATATGTGCTTGGAAACATGAGTCTTGATCTAAGCCCAAACAGGCACAAAAACAGGATGGCACAGTGAATTCCCATGTAATTATCCAGCTTCACCAGACTTCATCTTATTTTAGCAACATCATTTGGAGTAGTGCAGTGGTTTAGTGGAAACAGCACAGGCTTTGGGCAAACAGGTGGAATAAATCCCAGCTCTTCCCCCTTAGTGGCTTGGGGTCTGGAGGGAATCACTCAGCCCTTCTGAGATTTGTTTCCTCAAATGCAACATGGGATAAAATGACAACCTACCTTGTGGGGCTGCTGTAAATATTAAACATGATAacgtttgtcaaatgctttgcattgtagtaagtgttc
This region includes:
- the PROKR2 gene encoding prokineticin receptor 2; amino-acid sequence: MAAQNGNTTFAPNFSPAQDHTSSLPFNFSYGDYDLPLDEDEDMTKTRTFFAAKIVIGVALAGIMLVCGIGNFVFIAALARCKKLRNLTNLLIANLAVSDFLVAVICCPFEMDYYVVRQLSWEHGHALCASVNYLRTVSLYVSTNALLAIAIDRYLAIVHPLKPRMNYQTASFLIALVWVVSILIAIPSAYFTTETVLFIVKSQEKIFCGQIWPVDQQLYYKSYFLFIFGVEFVGPVLTMTLCYARVSRELWFKAVPGFQTEQIRKRLRCRRKTVLVLMCVLTAYVLCWAPFYGFSIVRDFFPTVFVKEKHYLTAFYVVECIAMSNSMINTVCFVTVKNNTVKYFKKMLLLHWRPSHHGSKSSADLELKTSGMPATEEVDCIRLK